The stretch of DNA CTTGTTCTCCAGTTTGGTTTATGACCgtgtctctcacacctctcaaCTCATCCATGACATGTTTTAGGGATATCCAACTAACCCTGCATCCATGTACGGTATAAGTACAATCGTTCATGCTTGGTGTCCACAGGGGAAAGTTCAAAAGCACTGGTCTGTGATAACACGCATGCATTAAATGCAGAAGCTAACCCAAATATCACCCATGTAGTGCAGCATATTGTACCTGAAAATGAACAgtccttttaaagcagcaaaccatATAGTCTCTAACTCCATAACTACTCGCACCCTTTCAGTCAGTGTTGCAAACACCTAGGTACTCAGGGGGCCGAAATTATGTCTACTAGGTAACTATATAACTCTTGGGAAAGTTGGTGTGGGCAACTGGTTTTCCTGTATTTTTCCCCAGTGGGCTCCTAAGAATTGGAATCTTGTCCTCCAAGTCTGCTGCCTGCTAGCAAACAGGCCCAACCGCACTATTAGTTTGTACCCGTAGTATCTATATTCACAGTTACTAGCCCTTAACGTCCATCTTTCAAGCTTTCCATCCGAATACGTATAGAAAAACCCACATGGGGGTAATGCTTTTGGTTGTCACTGTGGTCTTTTTCCAGTAATCTGTGGTGGTTAATACATCAAATCTGCTTGGCTAACCTAGAACAGGTCTCTGTGCTGAGGTTGCCATGAGCTTTATATACTATGTTGTTTTAGCAGGTTAACAGGCATCCATTATTAGAATACAGTGCCATAGGTTCATTTTTACATTGAATGCAGCATTGTTTCTTGGGTGTTGGATTAATGGTAGTACACACACTGTCTGGTTGTGATAAGGCTTGGAATAATGGACTGCTGTGGCTGGTACTGTACTCTGCTATTCTGCAGCGTATAGCTGTCTCACATGGCAGAATCCCTTTACATATGtataaaatgtgttttatttccTTACGGAATATTCTGCATTAGGAGCGACACAAGACCGCTGAAGCATAAGTGGAGACCGAGCCCTCTTCTGGTTATGCAGAGAAATTCATCAGTCCCCAATCTGAAAATGaaagaagaaaaaatgtattgCTTAAAGAAGACGGGCTTGTCTTTAAACCGATCTGCGGACTTACAGGATGAGCTGAGTCTTCTGCGCAGTCAGATCGCTCGAATCGTTGCTACAGACACCGGTATGAATGCTACTGTAAGACAGCTGAGATCAGAATAAAATCGGTTTAAAGCCCCATAATACAATCGCTCTCCTTTTTTATGCTGCACAGTCAGTTTGCTGCTGTTTTTAGCAATCCTGCCCTGCTTTACATTCTGGAGATGATCAGTTTGCTGGAAATTTGCTAGAGGTATATTTAAGAACATCCACAAAGGTCTAAGTACTTGATCCCACATTTGCACCTGTGAGCTACCCGTGTCAATCAGCACTAATAATCAAAATTGGGTCCAAAAAGGATATTATTTTTATCTCCATGACTGCGGCGAAATGACTGTTTCCTCCCTTTCAAAGAAAGCGATGGAAACTGTTTACAGAAAGTATCAGTACGATCCTAGCAATGGGCGATACGCAGAAGACAAACATTAGGCAGGAATAGAACTCACTGCATTTAATCATGAAGGACTTGGTTGTTATCTTGGCGCATGTTGTATTCTTCTTTTGTTTGATTTTCTTTCCATCCATATAAATGTATTTCACACCTTCCCAATTCAGCAACCTTTGACACCCAGTTAATTTGTGCTAATCCTCTCACCCTTCCACTTGAAGACCCCCTGCAGAGTTTTTCTACTCCTACTTTATCACCTTCCGGTCCATGTTTAATTCTAACTCTGCTGCCACAGCACATTTGAAGAAACCTTTGCGGTTTGGAAAGCTCCGTACACTGTATGTTCATGTAGGAAGATGTCTAATGTTGGTCCCCTAAAAGGTGTCACTATCTACACTATCTACTATCACCATCTACAGAATTATCCATCAATATAAATAGAAGAATCTCACTTGGTACAAGTATGTATCTCTTTatctatatagcgccatccagatACAAAGCGCTTCCGAGCAGTAAAACGCgcgacataatattataacacgcagTCGGAATAAGAATCCCTGaccctaagagcttacaatctgtgggacgtagggagaatttacagagacagtaagaggtgttctagtaagtgcgtctgcaaggggtcacggtcggtgcatatgagatgtatagtatcggCCATCGGGGCTACCCAAAttcttcgttaaagaggtgtgttttgagAAAGGTGCTAAAGGTgtagagagagggtgccagtcggacaAATGGTGTGTGCTCTTTATCTTTTGGAGACGTTGCACATCagataaattaaatatatatttctcccTAATTTTTTATGTTTAAATCTAGTTTGAAGTTTTTATTTTATACAATTTAAAGATACTTTATTTTTCTACTTATACTATTGGGCATTTAAGTGTGCAGCACTAAAAGATCTACTTTCGCCTCTATTTGTACATGTTTATACTTCTTAGATCTTGGTTGGCACTGCCTTAAACTAAAATCTACATCATTTTAGTTGAGCAGGGCTATCCATCCCTATATACAAAAgggacagaagacatccttgagcagaacgcaagagccgggcaggtgtatagcgagaaattaggggtgagctgtaagtaggggcagaaggtgtatatagccttaaaagtgaggagaattttgtaagtgatgAGGcctttaataggaagccaggagagggatttcagcaggagagatgctgagacagatttaggagagcgtaaagtgattctagcagcagcatttaggatagattgtaggggagacaggtgagaggcaggaaggccggactgtagaaggttacaatagtcgagatgagagagaatgaggccCTGTGGTCGTTTTTGCAGTAGAGGAACATCGGaaggggcgtatctttgcaatgttacagtgGTAAAAATAACAGGTTTTAGCTATATTGTGAATGTAAGGGAGGAGTTAAATGtggcccctaggcagcgtgcttgagaTACATGAAgctcattagttattttggtgagggctgtttcagtggagtgagcagtgcggaatccagattgtagaggatctaggagcaAGTAGGATGTAAGAAATGGAGGAAGCGAGAGAATATGAAGCGTCCAAGGAGTTTATAGAGGCAAGAGAGAGAGTGATTAGAGAGAGAGGTCGGGAAAGGTAGTGGAGTAGAAGTAGTTGAAAATATGTGGGGTTTACAGTAGGTGCAAGAGGTTTTGAgcagatgggagggaatggggtcaacggtggcaagtggtagagggagaagagatcagcagcgGGACGTCCTCTTCTGTGAcgtaggaaggcaggaggagagttaggaataggTATAGCAtttgaggaggatacagaggggatgtcctgattaATGGAATCCaactttgtcttgaaatagtcagcaaaggcCTGAGGTGACATGGAGAAAGAACAGCAGGTAACAAACGGTGGTCTGAGAAGGGAGTCAGACAGAGAAGAGGCGGCATGAGTTATACTTGTGAGTTGTTGATTAGTgacgaaaagtaggtttgtttagcctgggagagggtaGAGTTGAACTAGGATAAATGTGTAGTGAAGGAATACAGCGACAGCATACACGCATATCCACATACATACGCACGCAAGAATTACATGCACTTTTTTTCTTTGCTTTTGGTTACAGTGGGGTCATACTTGGGTGAAAATGTAATGGTGCTACAGGGTGCATAAgccttcattttattttttataaaaacctATAttcgcttttttttttatttagaaacCTAAAAGTACATTTCCCTCGTAGGAATAAAGTGTATTAGTACCAGTGACACATTTAGGAGGCTACATCTGGGTGATTGCCACCTTTTTGTGCTAAAATCTGACAGCCATGGGTACTTTTACATTGCTTTATGAAGTTAGTTTTTAAACTAACTAAAATTAGCTGCGACTTGGGAGGGGTTCAATTTCCTCTGGCCCTTTGTCTAATGTTTGTCTAGTGTGATCAACAGGAGTTTTCACAGGCAAGAGTCTTTATTTCCCTTCCCCTCTTATCTCCGATAAGGACAAGGTGCGGTATGGGTAAAGGAAATGCTTGATTGACATACACATTTAGAGCATGCAATTTGTaattattaaagaaataaaagcaggTTAGTCTTTGATTTTAGCACTGTTAGAATCATTTAAAGAAGACCATTAGACTGTTAAATTCTTTATAAAGGGtttttaacttaaaaaaaaaatatttaaaaatacttcttGGTGCCAGATTTTGGTAAGAAAGACACCAATCACCCAGCTGTAACCCCTTAATGGTACATTTGGCTTTTTAGTGCACATTGTTCCTAGGTAGGATTGTCCCTTttaacatattaaaatatgcatGCAAATCCTACTACTACTACCACAAATGTTAAAACAAATGCTTGTACGTTTGTCTTTCAGGTTCTACATCTTTGACATCTGATTCTGTCCCTGGAAACGTAGATATGGATGCCTCCCTACCTGACTTTGGGCCATCCTTCCAGTCGAACACATCATTTGTAATTAGTGACATTACAGAAGAGGACGAGTTAGATGTTTCCGAGTACTCATCCGCTTCCCTGGTTGATTCTTCCATCAGTCACCAGCGGCAAATCGAGGCGAACATGTCTGATGATGACGatgactctctctgtctttctaaGTCCAATAGTTTTGCCGACATGATGGGAATTTTAAAAGATATTCACAGGATGAAGCAGAACAGAGATTGGTATTTAATTCTGTCTATCACTTTGTAACTTTAAAGTCCAGTTTCTAGCTATA from Ascaphus truei isolate aAscTru1 chromosome 6, aAscTru1.hap1, whole genome shotgun sequence encodes:
- the MTFR1L gene encoding mitochondrial fission regulator 1-like, producing the protein MLAEPPCPVAAFIARMASSESGAASAERRPPPGNERAGTEAGATQSGTVPVWENKPCGSSRSLVRIIGSHLPLKPCARACFEALPSASNFYLTDAPMVPTLADIKWIAADEDETYARVRSDTRPLKHKWRPSPLLVMQRNSSVPNLKMKEEKMYCLKKTGLSLNRSADLQDELSLLRSQIARIVATDTGSTSLTSDSVPGNVDMDASLPDFGPSFQSNTSFVISDITEEDELDVSEYSSASLVDSSISHQRQIEANMSDDDDDSLCLSKSNSFADMMGILKDIHRMKQNRDWSNRNQCLLKEEDPINRISEVLRQKFALCDHEDIKKNI